TAACGACCGAAGACCGCCCCCTTTCCAGCGAGTTCACCAAGCCGGCCGACTGCGCGTACGCCGACGGGCTAACGATTCAGTGGGCGAACGAATCTGACGCGCGCATCAATAACGTCAACACGTTCCTTGCCGACACCGCCACCGATCAGTCGACCGACATTGGCGCGCTGCGAGTGACCTGCTTTGATTTGTTGGACATGATCATGGAAGACCAGGACGCCCTGGTTTGCTGGGCATGCGCCCCGTACGAATCCGACTATCCGTCACGGCACGGTTTGCACGTTGCCGCGTTGGCGTTGGCGATCGGCACGGAAATGGGACTGGGACGGACGGACCTGATGGAACTGGGTATCGGCTGTTTGATGCACGACTCGGGAATGCAAGCGGTTGGGTTGAACATGTTCGATACCAACCAACCGCTCGTCCCCGGCCAACTGAATCGACTTGCCGACCATCCAGTTCGCGCGATCGAGATCGCCGGCGGCTATGGCGAAGAGATTTCATCGCAGGCGCGTTTTGTGATTTACCAACTTCACGAACGCGGCGACGGCAGCGGCTATCCGCGTGGACTCACTGCCGAGGCGATTCACCCACTGGCCAAAATTGCCGCCGTTGCTGACGCTTTCATTGGGATGCTGACCAATCGCAAACACAGGCTGGCGATCCTGGGCTATCACGCGGTCGTGAACTTGTTGGACGAAATGAAAGCAGGCAAGTTTGATGCGGCCGTGCTACGGGCGATGCTAAAAGTCACATCGCTTTACCCGATCGGCAGCCGAGTGACGTTGACGGGCCACAAAATCGGCCGCGTCATCCGCAGTGGCGGCGCCGATTTTCTATTACCAACGATTGAAATGTGGGACGAAAATTTTCCAGATCGAAAACCCGACATCGTCAACCTCCGGCGAGAACCGGCTTATCAGATCACAGGTTCCATCCCCGCTCGCGCGGCTTGATAGCGCCGCGACCTCGATCAGACACTACCGTTCGCGGAACAGTTCACTGATCGATTGGTCATGGTGAATTCGCTTGATCGCTTCGGCCAACAACGGAGCGACACTGAGCTGGACCAGGTTGGGCAATCGCTTTTCGGCTGCGATCGGAATCGTGTCCGTGACAACGATGGAATCAATCGGCGCTTCACGCAATTTTTCAATCGCCGGTCCGCACAACACACCGTGCGTGGCCGCGATATGAATCTCTTTGGCACCGGCGGCATGCACCAAACGGGCCGCACCACAGATCGAACCAGCCGTGCTGATCATGTCATCAAACAACAACGCAATCTTGCCTTCGATCGGACCGCCGATGATTGTGTTCTGTTTCGTTTCCAAGGCGTTTGAACGCTGCTTGTCGACGATCGCCAACGACCCACCAAGTCGCTTGTTGTGACCGAGCGCACGCTTGATACTGCCTTCGTCGGGGCTGACGACGACAATTTTGTCGTCAACAAAACCACGCTCGCTGAAATACTCGTTTAATACCGGCGCGGCATACAAGTGATCGACCGGGACGTCAAAGAAGCCTTGGATCTGTGCCGCGTGCAAGTCCATCGTCAGGACGCGGTCAGCGCCAGCACGTGTGATGATGTTGGCCGCAAGCTTGGCTGTGATCGGCACCCGGCCTTCGTCTTTACGATCCTGGCGCGCGTACCCAAAGTACGGCACGACCGCGGTGATGCGTTCGGCGCTGGCTCGTTTGCAGCAATCGATCATGATCAACAACTCGAATAAGTTGTCATTGACCGAAGGCGACGTCGGCTGGATCAAAAACACATCACGGCCACGAACGTCTTCGTCCAGCTTGCAATAGTTTTCGCCGTCGGGAAACTTTCCCAACGTGATCGCTGAAGGTTCCAAGTGCAAGTGACGACAAATTTTTGTCGCCAATTCAACGTTCGCTCGACCACTGAAGATTTTCAGTTCACGCATAACCCATCGTCCGCATTTTTTCGTCGACCAACCGAAGTTCGTCGGGATTGTTAATCGACAACGACTCGCACTGCTCCAGCACCGCAATCGCTTCGACAGGCCGTCCCGACTCGCGAAGCAAGCGGGCACAATCAGTAAGGTAATATTCTGCTTGAGCGTTGTCGCAACTGAGCCGGTCGAGCGATTCCAACAAGTCCGGTGTTTGGAACAAGTAAGTGCTCATGTTGACTTCCTTGATCTTCAACTGAGCCTCGGTTGCGTCCTTGTGCTCAACGATCCCCATGAAGTTGCCGCTAGCGTCACGATCGATTCGGCCCAGCCCCGTCGGATCTTCCTTTTCCAACGTGCCTAGCAGCAAAGCGGGCGATTTTTCGTCAAAATGCGTGAGCAGCTTTTTCAGGCTGGTCGCCTGGATCAAAGGCGAATCGCCGGCCACGACAATTGTCGGACCGGTTTGCTTCTCGAGGGCCGATCGGCACATTTGCACCGCGTGACCGGTCCCCAATTGCTCGGACTGGGTGACAAACTCGATTTCGTCGGTCCGGTCGGCCAAGGCTTGACGGACCAAGTCGGCCTGGTATCCCACCACCACAATTTTCCGGTGAATCCCAGCTTTTTCCAGTGCATCGAGTACGAAATGGATCATTGGGCGATCGACAACCGGGCATAGCACCTTGGGCAGATCGCTATTCATTCGGGTGCCTTTTCCAGCGGCAAGCACCACGGCACAGGAGTCGTTCATTCGGCTCGTTTCCGGACAATTGAGTGGGTAAAAATTCAGCGAAGCGAGATCGTCGCCTAAGATGGTGAACGGTGGAGGCAAAACAAACAAGCCGGGCCAATCGATCCGGTAATCGATCTGGACTGGCATTGGCCTATTTAGCGAAGATTACGGTGCCATGAAAACCACCATCGACTTTGCCGCCTACGCCCTCGTTCGACTGATCGTCGCCGTGATCCAGACATTACCCGTCGACATGGGCGATGCGATGTGCCGATTCTTGGCCTGGTTGGTGGGCGAAAAGCTGCGGATCCGTCGCCGCGAAACAGACGAGAATTTGGCATTGATCTTCCCCGATGCCGACGAACAACAGCGGCGAAATTTGCGGTTTGCAATGTGGCATCATCTGTTGCTGATGGTTTGCGAGATCGCCTGGGCCCAGCGGCGACTGCATCTGACGAACTGGACCAAGCACGTCCAATTTCGCAAGAACCGTGAAATGCTCTCGCACATGCTGTCGAAGCGTCCTACGGTGATTGTGACCGGACACTTCGGAAACTTCGAAGTCGGTGGCTACATGACCGGTTTGATGGGCATTCAAACCCTGACCATTGCACGCCAACTGGACAACCGATTCATCCACGCCTGGGTCGATCGATTCCGCAGCGCCAAGGGCCAAGAAATGGTCGACAAGGAAGGCTGTGCCACCGAAGTCGACCGCCACCTCAACAACGGCGGCATCCTTTCGTTGCTCGCCGACCAACACGCCGGGCCTAAGGGATGCTGGGTCCATTTCATGGGCGCCCCCGCATCGTGTCACAAAGCACTGTCGCTGTTCTCGCTTAGCAGTAACGCGCCGATGATTGTCGGAGCAACTCGGCGGATCGGAGGCCAGCCGATGCAATTTGAAATCAGTTCGCACGCGATCGCCGATCCCTTGATCGATCACGAAGTCTGCGAATCAGTCACATCGCTGACCAATTGGTACAACGCTCACTTAGAATCTGCCGTGAACGAATCTATCGAACAGTACTGGTGGTTGCACCGGAGATGGCGTAATCCGCCCGAACGGGTAGCCCGCCGCATGGCGGCCTAACCCGAAAAATCGGTGATGAGCCTACGTTACGTGACCGCGCTAACTAGCTGGCCCCGTGCTAACGATCACTTGGCTAGGCCGAATGACACGGTCGTGCATTTGGAAGCCGGTCGCCGCGACGTGGGCGATCATTCCCTCGGCATGATCCGGCGATGGCATCTGCGAGATCGCTTCGTGAAAGTTTGGATCGAACAGTTCCCCGAGAGCCGGGATCTCGCGAATCGAGTACTTGGCCATCGTGTCATCCAACTGCTTTGCCACGATTGCGACACCGTCTTTCAGTCCCGCCACGGCCGGATCATCACCAGCCGATTCCATCGCTCGGTACAAGTTATCGCGAACTTGCAAAATGTCGTTGACCAACGGCACGGCGGCGAACTTCAACTGGTCTTCAAAGTCGCGTCGCATGCGTTTGCGAAAGTTCTCGGCTTCGGCTTGCGCCATCAGCACGCGTTTGTCGGCCGATTCAGCCGTCTGACGCAGACGCTCCATTTCCTCGTCGCGTGATTCAGTGAACTGGACCGAAGCCGGTTTCTGATCGTCGCCAGCAGTGTCTTCAAACGCTGCGTCAGTCGATTCGAATTCGTCGTCTTTGTTTTCGTTTGTCATCGGATTCAACGTCACTATTTAAGATTGAGGTTTTGATTCGGTATCGAAAAAGGTCTTCAATTTGCCGAGGAAACTGGTCCGGTGCGGCAACACGGACTGATGATCAAGATCCGCCAGTTCGCGCAGTAATCGTTCTTGTTCGGTGTTGAGTTTCTTGGGCACTTCGATAAACACCTGGACCAACAGATCGCCTGTACGACCGCCGCGAGGATCAACGACACCCTTGCCGCGAAGTGTGAACACGTCACCATTTTGAGTCCCCCGTTCGACTCGCAACTGCTCGGGGCCAACCAAAGTCGGGACTTCAATTTCCGCCCCCAAGGCGGCTTGCGTGTACGAGATCGGCAACTGCAAAATCAGATCGCTGCCTTCGCGTTTGAATAGCTCGTGCGGCTTCACCGTTACGAACACGTAACAGTCACCGACGGGGCCGCCGTCGGGGCTGGCTTCGCCTTCGCCCGTCACACGAACTCGCATCCCGTCGTCGACACCGGCTGGAATCGTGACCGTCAATTCGGCCTTTTTATTTTCCAGTCCTGTGCCGCGGCAATCGTTGCACGGCGACCCAACCTTTTGGCCACTGCCCTGGCAATCCGGGCAAGCCGTTTGAACTCGTAGAATCCCGGCGGACTGAATCACTTGCCCGTGACCGCCACAGGTCCCGCACTGCGTCGGCTTGCTGCCCGGTTCTGCACCGACGCCGGCACAGGTCTCACACTTGACGCGGCGCCGGAACGAAATGTCCTTATCGACTCCGCGAGCGGCTTCTTCCAAGGTCAGCGTCACGTTGCAACGGATGTCGGCGCCCTTACGAACACGTCGGCGTCCGCCGCCGCGACCGCGGTTGCCAAACAAGTCACCAAACATGCCGCCGCCAAACATATCGCCAAACGCCTCGAAGATGTCTTCGACGTCACCGTATTGGTGAACGCTGTCGACACCCGAGTGACCATGCTGGTCATAGCGGCTTCGCTTTTCAGCGTCCGAAAGTACTTCGTACGCTTCGGTCGCTTCTTTGAACTTGGCGACCGCCGTTTCGTCGTCACGGTTTTGGTCCGGGTGATACTTGATCGCCAGCTTGCGGTATGCGCGATCAATTTCAGTCTTTTGCGCGGTCCGCTCAACGCGAAGAATTTCGTAGTAGCAGGTCTTTTCGGCCATGAATCGTTCTAGGTTGGTCCCTGGAGGGACGAAATAGATTTGCCAGAGACGCGGGCGTGCCCTGGTTTAGCAGGGGCACCGGGTCCGAAGTGCAAACGCATCAAAGCCTCAGTGGGGCGACATAAACGCGGCTTGTTATGTCGCCCCACTGAGGCTTTGAACGGTTCGCGTCGACCGCGTACCAGGGGCCGATGCCCCTGGTGAAGGAAATACACTGTGATTGAAATCGCAGCGATTGAACGTCGCTGCGTTGCACAGATAGGCCAGCAAGACTTAGAGCACGACGCCTTCTGGGGCGCGGCGTTCTTTGTCTTCCTTTTCAAGGTTTGTAACCAGGGCTTCGGTCGTCAACAACAGACCAGCGATGCTGGCTGCGTTTGACAATGCCGTTCGCACAACCTTGACCGGGTCGATGACGCCAGCCTTGATCATGTCGGTGTACTCGCCGGTGTGGGCGTTGTAACCGATCGTCAGACCCTTTTGGCGTACTTCGTCGACCACAACACTGCCGTCAATGCCGCCGTTATCGGCAATCTGACGCATTGGTGCGTCCAACGCGTGCAAGACGATTCGAACGCCGACCTTTTCGTCGCCCTTCGCTTTCTTCATCGCTTCTTCGACAGCTTCGTAGCAACGAACCAGCGCCACACCACCACCAGGAAGAATGCCTTCTTCGACAGCCGCGCGAGTCGCGTGCAAAGCGTCTTCCAAGCGAGCCTTGGTTTGCTTCATCTCGGCTTCGGTTTCGGCACCGACGCTAACGACGGCAACACCGCCAGCCAACTTGGCCAAACGCTCTTGGAACTTTTCCTTGTCATAGTCGCTGTCGGTTTGCTCGATTTGAGCACGGATTTGGGCGACTCGCTTGTCGACGTCTGCACGTTTGGCAGCACCTTCAACAATGGTCGTGTTCCCCTTGTCGACGGTGACCTTCTTGGCGCGACCGAGCTGCTCCAACGTGACATTTTCAAGTTGGATACCCAAGTCGTCGCTGATCAGCGTACCGCCGGTCAACGTTGCGATGTCACCGAGCATTGCTTTACGACGATCGCCGAAACCAGGTGCTTTCACTGCACAAACATTTAGCGTGCCACGCAATTTGTTGACGACCAGCAAAGTCAACGCTTCTGCGTCGATGTCTTCGGCGATGATCAACAATGGCTGGCCCGTACCGGCTGTCTTTTCCAACAACGGTACTAGGTCGCGAATGTTACTGATCTTCTTTTCGTAAAGAAGAACCAGTGCGTTTTCCAAGTTCGCTTCCATCGTGCCCGGATCGGTGATGAAATACGGCGAGATGTAGCCCTTGTCGAACTGCATGCCGTCGACATAGGTGACTTCCATTTCGCGGCTCTTGCCTTCTTCGACAGTGATAACACCATCTTTGCCGACGCGTTCGAGTGCGTCAGCGAGCATTTCGCCGATCTTGTTGTCGTTGTTCGCCGAGATCGCACCGACTTGAGCCACTTCGGTCTTGCTGTTGACCGGGCGTCCCATTTCGACAAGCTTTTCGGTCGCCGCTTGGACAGCTTTTTCGATGCCGCGACGAATCGCATTCGGATTGCTACCAGCAACGATGTTTCGAAGGCCTTCTTTGAAAATCGCACGAGCCAGAACGGTTGCGGTCGTGGTACCGTCACCGGCCAGGTCCGACGTCTTCTGAGCGACTTCGATCACAAGCTTTGCGCCCATGTTTTCGAATCGATCTTCAAGTTCAATTTCTTTGGCAACGGTCACACCGTCTTTGGTCACCGTTGGTCCGCCGAACGATTTATCGATGATGACGTTGCGACCGGTCGGTCCCATCGTCACCGCGACAGCGTTGGCCAACTTCTCGACACCGGCCAACATCCGGGCCCGAGCGTGGTCTTCGAATAGCAGTTGTTTTGCCATGATTGTTATGTCTCTTTGGATGGTTTTTAGTAGGTCCGCCAAACCCTGGCGGAACCCGAACTGCCAGTGCAGTTCGGAAACAAGCAGCACCTCGGCGGAATCCGGCGAGGCTACAAATTCCTAAAGCACTTTTGCCAAGATGTCGCTTTCGCGAAGGATCTTCAATTCAACGCCATCGACTTCGATGTTGCTGCCGCCGTACTTGCCGAAGATGACCGTGTCACCAACGGCAACGGACAGCTCGCCGCGAACACCACTGTCCATCAGTTTGCCTGGGCCAACGGCAACAATCTTGCCGCGTTGAGGCTTCTCTTGAGCCGAGTCGGGCAGCACGATGCCGCCAGCTGTGGTCGATTCAGCGTCTTCGGGCTTAACAACGACGCGGTCATCCAAAGGACGAAGATTTAGCTTTGCCATGATTGTTCTCTTCTATTGTTATGTGTTTGTTGTTTTGAATTGAAAGGTGTTAGAGGGCGTAGGTGACAGATTACAGGCAACAGGTGACAGGCTTTTTTACTGTGACCTGCGACCTGTCTGCTGTTACCGACTTCACTACATCATGCCGCCCATGCCACCCATTCCGCCCATGCCACCCATGTCCATGCCACCCATACCGCCGCCCATTCCATGGTCGTGATCGTGGTGGTCGCCACCGCCTTCCTCTTCGACAGGGATGTCGACGACGAGCGCGTTGGTGGTCAGCAACAACGATGCAACGCTGTTGGCATTGGTCAGCGAAGTACGAACGACCTTGGCTGGATCGACGATGCCAGCCGCGACCAAGTCACAGTAGACTTCGGCGTTGGCGTCATAGCCGTCGGTCTTGCCTTTCATTTGCAACACGCGGTTAACAACCACAGCGCCGTCCAGACCAGCGTTGTTGGCGATCGCACGCAGTG
The DNA window shown above is from Rubripirellula reticaptiva and carries:
- a CDS encoding HD-GYP domain-containing protein, coding for MKCKKVPLSTLKAGAILSAPVIDPIDSRVKLLAQGTRITNDFLQRLESRRITSVVLSVRDIAILMAFTPQGRRTKVPPPPVYVTSRSANDYSDAMDNHVLESGPLELTTEDRPLSSEFTKPADCAYADGLTIQWANESDARINNVNTFLADTATDQSTDIGALRVTCFDLLDMIMEDQDALVCWACAPYESDYPSRHGLHVAALALAIGTEMGLGRTDLMELGIGCLMHDSGMQAVGLNMFDTNQPLVPGQLNRLADHPVRAIEIAGGYGEEISSQARFVIYQLHERGDGSGYPRGLTAEAIHPLAKIAAVADAFIGMLTNRKHRLAILGYHAVVNLLDEMKAGKFDAAVLRAMLKVTSLYPIGSRVTLTGHKIGRVIRSGGADFLLPTIEMWDENFPDRKPDIVNLRREPAYQITGSIPARAA
- a CDS encoding ribose-phosphate diphosphokinase yields the protein MRELKIFSGRANVELATKICRHLHLEPSAITLGKFPDGENYCKLDEDVRGRDVFLIQPTSPSVNDNLFELLIMIDCCKRASAERITAVVPYFGYARQDRKDEGRVPITAKLAANIITRAGADRVLTMDLHAAQIQGFFDVPVDHLYAAPVLNEYFSERGFVDDKIVVVSPDEGSIKRALGHNKRLGGSLAIVDKQRSNALETKQNTIIGGPIEGKIALLFDDMISTAGSICGAARLVHAAGAKEIHIAATHGVLCGPAIEKLREAPIDSIVVTDTIPIAAEKRLPNLVQLSVAPLLAEAIKRIHHDQSISELFRER
- a CDS encoding sugar phosphate nucleotidyltransferase, with product MNDSCAVVLAAGKGTRMNSDLPKVLCPVVDRPMIHFVLDALEKAGIHRKIVVVGYQADLVRQALADRTDEIEFVTQSEQLGTGHAVQMCRSALEKQTGPTIVVAGDSPLIQATSLKKLLTHFDEKSPALLLGTLEKEDPTGLGRIDRDASGNFMGIVEHKDATEAQLKIKEVNMSTYLFQTPDLLESLDRLSCDNAQAEYYLTDCARLLRESGRPVEAIAVLEQCESLSINNPDELRLVDEKMRTMGYA
- a CDS encoding lysophospholipid acyltransferase family protein; this encodes MKTTIDFAAYALVRLIVAVIQTLPVDMGDAMCRFLAWLVGEKLRIRRRETDENLALIFPDADEQQRRNLRFAMWHHLLLMVCEIAWAQRRLHLTNWTKHVQFRKNREMLSHMLSKRPTVIVTGHFGNFEVGGYMTGLMGIQTLTIARQLDNRFIHAWVDRFRSAKGQEMVDKEGCATEVDRHLNNGGILSLLADQHAGPKGCWVHFMGAPASCHKALSLFSLSSNAPMIVGATRRIGGQPMQFEISSHAIADPLIDHEVCESVTSLTNWYNAHLESAVNESIEQYWWLHRRWRNPPERVARRMAA
- a CDS encoding nucleotide exchange factor GrpE; protein product: MTNENKDDEFESTDAAFEDTAGDDQKPASVQFTESRDEEMERLRQTAESADKRVLMAQAEAENFRKRMRRDFEDQLKFAAVPLVNDILQVRDNLYRAMESAGDDPAVAGLKDGVAIVAKQLDDTMAKYSIREIPALGELFDPNFHEAISQMPSPDHAEGMIAHVAATGFQMHDRVIRPSQVIVSTGPAS
- the dnaJ gene encoding molecular chaperone DnaJ encodes the protein MAEKTCYYEILRVERTAQKTEIDRAYRKLAIKYHPDQNRDDETAVAKFKEATEAYEVLSDAEKRSRYDQHGHSGVDSVHQYGDVEDIFEAFGDMFGGGMFGDLFGNRGRGGGRRRVRKGADIRCNVTLTLEEAARGVDKDISFRRRVKCETCAGVGAEPGSKPTQCGTCGGHGQVIQSAGILRVQTACPDCQGSGQKVGSPCNDCRGTGLENKKAELTVTIPAGVDDGMRVRVTGEGEASPDGGPVGDCYVFVTVKPHELFKREGSDLILQLPISYTQAALGAEIEVPTLVGPEQLRVERGTQNGDVFTLRGKGVVDPRGGRTGDLLVQVFIEVPKKLNTEQERLLRELADLDHQSVLPHRTSFLGKLKTFFDTESKPQS
- the groL gene encoding chaperonin GroEL (60 kDa chaperone family; promotes refolding of misfolded polypeptides especially under stressful conditions; forms two stacked rings of heptamers to form a barrel-shaped 14mer; ends can be capped by GroES; misfolded proteins enter the barrel where they are refolded when GroES binds), which gives rise to MAKQLLFEDHARARMLAGVEKLANAVAVTMGPTGRNVIIDKSFGGPTVTKDGVTVAKEIELEDRFENMGAKLVIEVAQKTSDLAGDGTTTATVLARAIFKEGLRNIVAGSNPNAIRRGIEKAVQAATEKLVEMGRPVNSKTEVAQVGAISANNDNKIGEMLADALERVGKDGVITVEEGKSREMEVTYVDGMQFDKGYISPYFITDPGTMEANLENALVLLYEKKISNIRDLVPLLEKTAGTGQPLLIIAEDIDAEALTLLVVNKLRGTLNVCAVKAPGFGDRRKAMLGDIATLTGGTLISDDLGIQLENVTLEQLGRAKKVTVDKGNTTIVEGAAKRADVDKRVAQIRAQIEQTDSDYDKEKFQERLAKLAGGVAVVSVGAETEAEMKQTKARLEDALHATRAAVEEGILPGGGVALVRCYEAVEEAMKKAKGDEKVGVRIVLHALDAPMRQIADNGGIDGSVVVDEVRQKGLTIGYNAHTGEYTDMIKAGVIDPVKVVRTALSNAASIAGLLLTTEALVTNLEKEDKERRAPEGVVL
- a CDS encoding co-chaperone GroES; the protein is MAKLNLRPLDDRVVVKPEDAESTTAGGIVLPDSAQEKPQRGKIVAVGPGKLMDSGVRGELSVAVGDTVIFGKYGGSNIEVDGVELKILRESDILAKVL